The sequence TCAGGATCAGAATGGTGATCTGTGGGAAAAGATTGAAAGCAAGATAGCAGAACTTAATGAAAATCTGCGTGTGGAAGAAATAAGTAAAATACCTGCCATAGCAGCTTCGCGAAGAGCTTACAAAAAATGTGGAAAAGATCCTGCTCGCTACCGGCTGTCGGCAGAGGCACTACTTCGAAGGGTGTTAAAACGTGGCGAAATTTACCAGGTAAACAATGTGGTTGACCAGCTGAATTTGGTTTCTATTTCAAGCGGATTTTCAATTGGCGGATACGATGCAGATTCTATAGAGGGAGATGTTACCTTTGGAATCGGTGAAAAAGATGAACCATATGAAGGAATTGGACGTGGTGAACTAAATATTGAATTTAT comes from uncultured Draconibacterium sp. and encodes:
- a CDS encoding phenylalanine--tRNA ligase beta subunit-related protein, which codes for MRRISINKELADKVPEIVLSCIKCDIEYQDQNGDLWEKIESKIAELNENLRVEEISKIPAIAASRRAYKKCGKDPARYRLSAEALLRRVLKRGEIYQVNNVVDQLNLVSISSGFSIGGYDADSIEGDVTFGIGEKDEPYEGIGRGELNIEFMPVFRDAKGAFGTPTSDSVRTCVTNKTKRFLMIIIAYEATDALKTATGQALDLLKKYAGAKNFELKTIQVI